Proteins co-encoded in one Gadus morhua chromosome 6, gadMor3.0, whole genome shotgun sequence genomic window:
- the fbxo21 gene encoding F-box only protein 21: MASSVSADGYLGLNGAISESQTKKLTDLPAELLEHILCFPLLSHDDICNASCTCKRLRDVCHGRGKVWGHQYRLRWPRLQKYYRHNECCDWLREYRTRHTVGLQIRLTVESISKRFFTEVPCVGQVLGDSFAEIQSLGAPEHFCEDELLFILNSDKWKSLTLKYYAKKILYFLRQQNILRSLKLFLEQSPVQQSALEGAVLVDQYCNPLAEITVASISDQLEEITDKVQKMLRIKNPSHPSLRGAPDAGVCFHVDDLELQRQAVCVLNCVLYEQLQYKGNELDYYNPLNSYIHQVIQRHTGIPISLSVLYMMLARRLGVQLEPVNFPNHFLLRWCQKPNGSEDIYDFVYIDAFGKGKQLTAKECEYLIGHQVTADYYSAISTTEVLLRMVGNLLNIGKRGEGNEKSYQLLRDSLDLYLTINPDNVQYLLLQARLYFHLGIWPEKVLDILQHIQALDPSQHGAVGYLVQHTLEHIQHKKQPVQPEVKRRSAAEHVDVRYAAGLVMKHKRSGYNCVIYGWDPKCTMSQEWISTMRVNQLSSGADQPFYNVLVQDGTCRYAAQENLEPHEDPLEIGHPEVGRYFSEFSNTHYVANEELETRYPEDMSETLCTVRRLYHRLLPSSGGNQSKAQETAEPAEQQAMPM; encoded by the exons ATGGCGTCGTCTGTATCTGCAGATGGGTATTTGGGTCTAAATGGAGCTATTTCCGAGTCTCAAACAAAAAAACTGACAGATCTACCGGCCGAGTTGCTCGAACACATCCTGTGTTTTCCTCTCCTCAGCCATGACGACATCTGCAACGCGTCATGCACCTGCAAGCGGCTCCGCGACGTATGTCATGGAAGGGGCAAGGTCTGGGGACACCAATACAGACTCAG ATGGCCAAGATTGCAGAAATATTACCGTCACAATGaatgctgtgattggctgagggaaTACAGAACAAGACATACTGTTGGTTTACAAATCAGACTGACCGTTGAATCCATCTCCAAGAGATTCTTCACTGAGGTT CCGTGCGTAGGCCAGGTGCTGGGGGATAGCTTTGCAGAGATCCAGTCACTGGGGGCACCTGAACACTTCTGTGAAGACGAACTGCTCTTCATCCTCAATTCAGACAAATG GAAAAGCTTGACGTTGAAGTACTATGCAAAGAAAATACTCTACTTCCTGCGTCAGCAGAACATCCTGAGGAGTTTGAAGCTTTTTCTGGAGCAGTCGCCAGTGCAGCAATCAGCTCTGGAAG GTGCTGTGCTGGTGGACCAGTATTGCAATCCCTTGGCGGAAATCACCGTAGCCAGTATATCGGACCAACTGGAAGAGATCACAGACAAGGTTCAGAAGATGTTGAGGATTAAGAACCCGTCTCACCCTAGCCTCAGGGGGGCTCCTG ATGCAGGTGTCTGCTTTCACGTAGATGATCTGGAACTCCAGagacaggctgtgtgtgtactgaaCTGTGTGTTATACGAGCAGCTTCAGTATAAGGGCAATGAGTTGGATTACTACAACCCCCTGAACTCTTACATCCACCAG GTGATCCAACGCCATACAGGAATACCCATAAGCCTCTCTGTCCTTTACATGATGCTGGCGAGGAGGTTAGGGGTTCAGCTGGAGCCGGTCAACTTCCCCAATCACTTCCTGCTTCGATGGTGCCAAAAACCAAATGG GAGTGAAGACATCTATGACTTTGTCTACATCGATGCTTTTGGCAAAGGCAAGCAGCTGACTGCCAAGGAGTGCGAGTATCTCATTGGCCACCAGGTGACGGCAGACTACTACAGCGCTATCAGCACCACAGAGGTTCTGCTAAGGATGGTGGGAAACCTACTCAACATTGGGAAGAGAGG GGAGGGCAATGAAAAATCCTACCAACTCTTGAGGGACTCTCTGGACCTATACCTCACAATCAACCCAGACAACGTCCAGTATTTACTGCTGCAGGCTCGCCTCTACTTCCACCTCGGCATTTGGCCAGAGAAG GTGCTGGATATTCTGCAGCACATCCAAGCGCTGGACCCATCCCAGCACGGTGCGGTGGGCTACCTGGTGCAGCACACACTGGAACACATCCAGCACAAGAAGCAGCCGGTGCAGCCCGAGGTGAAGCGGCGCAGCGCTGCGGAGCACGTGGACGTCCGCTACGCCGCAGGCCTGGTCATGAAACACAAGAG GTCGGGTTATAACTGTGTCATCTACGGCTGGGACCCAAAGTGCACTATGAGCCAGGAGTGGATCAGCACCATGCGGGTCAACCAGCTCAGCAGTGGAGCCGACCAGCCTTTCTACAACGTGCTGGTGCAGGACGGGACATGCCGCTATGCTGCACAGG AGAACCTGGAGCCGCACGAGGACCCTTTAGAGATCGGGCACCCCGAGGTGGGCCGCTACTTCTCGGAGTTCTCCAACACCCACTACGTTGCCAACGAGGAGCTAGAGACACGCTACCCGGAAGATATGTCCGAGACCTTGTGCACTGTCCGGCGGCTCTACCACAGACTGCTGCCCTCTAGCGGTGGGAACCAAAGCAAGGCGCAAGAGACGGCTGAGCCGGCGGAGCAGCAAGCAATGCCAATGTAG
- the fbxw8 gene encoding F-box/WD repeat-containing protein 8 — MADDELLAFRKSWKRELTDKNEDKTQTVRIETAICSKSKSTSTLNQGGEGDAKCVAESNDEPKYVSIASGLLDGRTSPLLERIQEERTRRKRQYHRTTDTYRVSSQHPQKKASKGEKLVDLLIQDLNELNDIPFFDIELPYELALKIFQYLDFAELGRCAQVSKAWAQLAEDGVLWYRLCLKAGYQLDASVCDSPCWKSTLRDCLSSHNTVRSNWKSRVGSIVQLQYELGKVLCDVSSCDNFVLAGYTSGDVRLWDTLHWDASASYLKANSLSANTEPRPQVTHVQVSSTLAAAAYQDGCVDVWSTQTGGQPIHHYQSAGGGLQALTLSTDSSTLASASGRRVRLDHCDDHGYWRSGCSSQLPQPVDSLLLVPDRPPGRPLAAAVAGDSVYLLDPREAVEPHVLHSVYGHPVTCLAASSSQLALGVKSSGWAMHDGGNKIQVYSLETRQSVVRVGTSEGDFTCIHLSHPHLLACGNKDRRVRLFDLRSGSSVVSLYAHHLGVTAVQADDWKIVSGGDEGLVCVWDSRAGAKLWEMHNRHPVRHVRFQGSMLVTANIPDEKTPRGACITDDDLTAHRRHRGVISRYDFSEDATAQDHILPICRSNYAESHGYNYNIGLAVPYDTLRGAYPAY, encoded by the exons ATGGCAGACGATGAACTCCTAGCGTTTAGGAAAAGCTGGAAACGGGAATTAACCGACAAAAACGAAGACAAAACACAAACCGTGCGAATAGAGACCGCGATTTGTTCCAAATCAAAAAGTACTTCAACTCTTAATCAGGGAGGTGAGGGTGATGCCAAGTGTGTCGCAGAGTCGAACGATGAACCGAAATATGTGTCTATTGCAAGTGGTTTGTTGGACGGGCGGACGAGTCCCCTATTGGAGAGAATTCAGGAGGAGAGGACCCGGAGGAAGAGGCAGTACCACAGAACCACTGACACCTACAGGGTGTCTTCCCAACATCCACAGAAGAAAGCGTCTAAAGGCGAGAAGCTCGTGGATCTACTGATCCAGGACCTG AATGAGCTGAATGACATTCCATTTTTTGACATTGAGCTTCCCTACGAGTTGGCCTTGAAGATATTCCAGTACCTGGACTTTGCTGAACTAGGACGATGTGCTCAG GTCAGCAAGGCCTGGGCGCAGCTGGCCGAGGACGGGGTTCTGTGGTACCGTTTGTGTTTGAAGGCGGGTTACCAGTTAGATGCCAGTGTGTGCGACTCCCCCTGCTGGAAGAGCACCCTGAGAGACTGCCTTAGCTCTCACAACACTGTGCGCTCCAACTGGAAG AGTCGTGTTGGGTCGATCGTTCAGCTTCAGTACGAGCTGGGCAAGGTTCTGTGTGACGTCAGCTCCTGTGACAACTTTGTCTTGGCAGG GTACACCTCTGGAGACGTGCGGCTGTGGGACACGCTGCACTGGGACGCGTCAGCCTCCTACCTGAAGGCCAACAGCCTCTCCGCCAACACGGAACCCAGACCCCAGGTCACCCACGTCCAGGTCAGCAGCACGTTGGCTGCTGCGGCCTACCAAGATG GCTGTGTTGACGTCTGGAGCACACAGACGGGTGGGCAGCCCATCCATCACTACCAGAGCGCCGGAGGCGGGCTCCAGGCACTGACGCTGAGCACTGACAGCTCTACGCTGGCCTCCGCCTCCGGGCGACGCGTCCGCCTGGACCACTGTGACGACCACGGCTATTGGAGGAGCGGCTGCAGCTCCCAGCTGCCCCAGCCT GTGGACAGCCTGCTCCTGGTGCCAGACCGGCCCCCAGGGCGTCCACTGGCGGCGGCAGTGGCCGGGGACTCTGTGTACCTGCTGGATCCCCGCGAGGCGGTGGAACCCCACGTCCTGCACTCGGTCTACGGCCACCCCGTCACCTGCCTggcggcctcctcctcccagctggCCCTGGGGGTGAAGAGCAGCGGCTGGGCCATGCATGACGGAGGCAACAAG atccaGGTGTACAGCTTGGAGACCAGGCAGTCAGTTGTACGGGTGGGCACCTCTGAAGGGGACTTTACCTGCATCCATCTGAGCCACCCCCACCTGCTGGCATGTGGAAACAAAGACAGGAG GGTGAGGCTCTTTGACCTGCGCAGCGGGTCTTCGGTGGTCTCGCTGTACGCCCACCACCTGGGTGTCACGGCGGTGCAGGCGGACGACTGGAAGATCGTGAGCGGGGGAGACGAGGGACTGGTCTGCGTGTGGGACTCGAGGGCCGGAGCCAAGCTGTGGGAGATGCACAACAG GCATCCCGTTAGGCACGTGCGTTTCCAAGGCAGCATGTTGGTGACGGCCAACATCCCGGACGAGAAGACCCCCCGTGGGGCCTGCATCACCGACGACGACCTCACGGCTCACCGCAG ACACAGGGGAGTGATCAGCCGCTACGACTTCTCGGAGGACGCCACCGCCCAGGACCACATCCTGCCCATCTGCAGGTCCAACTACGCAGAGTCCCACGGCTACAACTACAACATCGGCCTGGCCGTGCCCTACGACACACTGCGGGGCGCCTACCCCGCCTACTAG
- the tesca gene encoding tescalcin a, with the protein MGASQTRTEDVFQELSDKTGFSLEQIRILHKRFRQLSGEEDTISKENLEKIQALDKNPIRNQIIEAFFDKRNQNDGEVGSSREIGFQQFVKVMCHFKPPTLKMTTEDKEAMRREKLRFLFNMHDTDNDGTITLDEYRKVVEELLSKSGAIGLEAAKAIADAAMLEVASINVPHMEPHEFYEGITFEHFEQILKGLEMESRMNIRFLDVDTSTMHCGKSQ; encoded by the exons ATGGGAGCGTCCCAGACCCGAACAGAGGACGTATTTCAGGAATTGTCAGACAAAACTGGAT TTTCTTTAGAGCAAATCCGAATCCTCCATAAGAGATTCAGGCAACTGAGTGGAGAAGAGGACACGATAAG TAAAGAAAACCTGGAGAAAATCCAGGCACTTGACAAAAACCCCATCAGAAACCAGATCATAGAGGCCTTCTTCGACAAACG GAACCAGAATGACGGCGAGGTGGGCAGCTCCAGGGAGATCGGCTTCCAACAGTTTGTGAAGGTCATGTGTCACTTTAAACCCCCCACCCTGAAGATGACCACCGAGGACAAGGAGgccatgaggagagagaagctTCGCT TCCTGTTCAACATGCATGATACAGACAACGATGGAACAATCACATTGGACGAATACAGAAAG GTGGTGGAAGAACTACTCTCCAAGAGTGGGGCCATCGGGCTGGAGGCCGCCAAGGCCATCGCCGACGCTGCCATGCTGGAGGTGGCGAGCATCAACGTGCCTCACATG GAACCCCATGAGTTTTATGAAGGAATTACTTTTGAGCATTTTGAACAG ATTCTGAAAGGTCTTGAGATGGAGTCCCGGATGAACATTCGCTTCCTAGATGTGGACACCTCAACGATGCATTGTGGTAAATCACAGTGA